Proteins encoded within one genomic window of Lysinibacillus louembei:
- a CDS encoding agmatinase family protein codes for MSEVIVQPSFKWQRQDGQDIKVKDWICPVAEMTEEPQVVVLGVPLSRSSISASAASEFPSAFRKSWELFTTYYIDEQVDIRDLRVADIGDVKMHTTDILQCHRNIEEAMQEVMQKHPQSFYVSIGGDHSITAPLVRALREGKRVGILQFDTHLDLRDLSNGPSNGTPIRQLLEAGVVQGEDVYNIGLHGFYNAPSLIEAAKHYGVNMITLKQMRSKGAQQQIAEVMAALQEKVDFIYVTVDIDVLDIAYAPGVPASTPGGMRTDELFDLLYEVGKYEMVRAMDFVCIDPHRDTSELQTVKAVTYAFLTALSSRYIRTIGN; via the coding sequence ATGAGTGAGGTAATTGTACAACCAAGCTTTAAATGGCAGCGCCAAGATGGGCAGGATATAAAGGTCAAGGACTGGATATGCCCGGTAGCGGAAATGACAGAGGAGCCACAGGTTGTTGTGCTAGGTGTGCCATTATCACGCTCATCCATTAGCGCATCAGCAGCCTCAGAATTTCCGAGCGCCTTCCGCAAAAGCTGGGAGCTATTCACAACATACTATATTGATGAGCAAGTCGATATTCGTGATTTGCGTGTTGCAGATATTGGCGATGTCAAAATGCATACGACGGATATTTTACAATGTCATCGCAATATTGAGGAAGCGATGCAGGAAGTGATGCAAAAGCATCCGCAAAGCTTTTACGTATCAATCGGTGGCGACCATTCTATCACAGCGCCACTTGTACGCGCATTGCGTGAAGGAAAACGTGTCGGCATCTTACAGTTTGATACACACTTAGATTTACGCGATTTATCGAACGGCCCATCAAACGGCACGCCAATTCGCCAATTACTAGAGGCTGGCGTTGTGCAAGGTGAGGATGTTTACAATATCGGCTTGCACGGCTTCTATAATGCACCATCTTTAATTGAGGCAGCTAAGCATTATGGTGTCAATATGATTACACTGAAGCAAATGCGCAGCAAAGGGGCACAGCAACAAATTGCTGAGGTCATGGCGGCACTGCAAGAGAAAGTGGATTTCATTTATGTAACGGTCGATATTGACGTGCTAGATATTGCCTACGCTCCAGGTGTACCTGCTTCAACACCAGGCGGAATGCGTACAGACGAGCTATTTGATTTACTATATGAAGTGGGCAAATATGAAATGGTTCGTGCGATGGACTTTGTGTGCATCGACCCACATCGTGACACGAGCGAGCTACAAACAGTGAAAGCTGTAACCTATGCGTTTTTGACGGCGTTGAGCTCGAGGTATATAAGAACTATTGGCAACTGA
- the hutU gene encoding urocanate hydratase produces the protein MAFKTNIKAPRGNELTCKGWTQEAAMRMLMNNLDPEVAENPDELVVYGGIGKAARNWESYEQIIESLKKLENDETLIVQSGKPVAVFRTHENAPRVLIANSNLVPQWANWDKFYELEERDLMMYGQMTAGSWIYIGAQGILQGTYLSFVEAGKKVFGSADLRGKFILTGGMGGMSGAQPLAGKMAGAVILVVEVERAKIERKIKEAYCDYLVETVDEAIALVNELREKNEPASIGLVGNCADVNRELLNRGIIPDFVTDQTSAHDPINGYVPNGMTLEEAFALRKADPKTYEQKAKETMAEHVRTMLEFQEKGAEVFDYGNNIRAYAQEMGVENAFAFPGFVPAYIRPLFCEGKGPFRWAALSGDPEDIYKTDALAKEMFAQDEGLVNWIDMAQKMVKWQGLPARICWLGYGDRHRFALRVNEMVANGELKAPIVFGRDHLDSGSVASPNRETEGMRDGTDAVSDWPLLNALVNTASGASWVSLHHGGGVGMGFSQHAGQVLVADGSELAAEKIKRVLVADPGMGVVRHADAGYDIAIRTAKEKGVQMPMLKD, from the coding sequence ATGGCTTTTAAAACAAACATTAAAGCACCAAGAGGAAATGAATTAACATGTAAAGGATGGACACAGGAAGCAGCAATGCGCATGCTGATGAACAACCTTGACCCTGAAGTAGCGGAAAATCCAGATGAGCTAGTTGTTTATGGTGGTATCGGTAAAGCGGCACGTAACTGGGAAAGCTATGAGCAAATTATTGAATCATTAAAGAAGCTTGAAAATGATGAGACATTAATTGTGCAATCAGGGAAGCCTGTAGCAGTATTCCGCACGCATGAAAATGCACCACGCGTATTAATTGCGAACTCCAATTTAGTGCCACAATGGGCAAATTGGGATAAGTTTTATGAGCTGGAAGAGCGCGACTTAATGATGTATGGACAGATGACAGCGGGTAGCTGGATTTACATCGGAGCGCAAGGAATTTTACAAGGGACGTATTTAAGCTTTGTAGAGGCTGGTAAAAAAGTATTTGGCTCAGCAGATTTACGTGGAAAATTCATTTTAACTGGTGGTATGGGCGGTATGAGTGGTGCACAGCCACTTGCAGGTAAAATGGCTGGGGCAGTCATTCTAGTAGTAGAGGTAGAGCGTGCGAAAATTGAGCGTAAAATCAAAGAAGCATACTGTGATTATTTAGTAGAAACAGTAGATGAGGCGATTGCGTTAGTCAACGAGCTACGTGAGAAAAATGAGCCTGCATCAATCGGTCTTGTAGGCAACTGTGCAGATGTTAACCGTGAGCTATTAAATCGTGGCATTATTCCAGATTTCGTAACAGACCAAACATCAGCGCATGACCCAATCAACGGCTATGTACCAAATGGCATGACTTTAGAGGAAGCATTTGCACTGCGCAAGGCTGACCCGAAAACATATGAGCAAAAAGCGAAGGAAACAATGGCAGAGCATGTGCGCACAATGTTAGAATTCCAAGAGAAGGGTGCGGAAGTATTCGACTACGGCAATAATATTCGTGCATATGCGCAGGAAATGGGTGTTGAAAATGCCTTCGCCTTCCCAGGCTTCGTACCAGCATACATTCGTCCACTATTCTGTGAAGGTAAAGGGCCATTCCGTTGGGCTGCATTATCTGGTGACCCAGAGGATATTTACAAAACAGATGCGTTAGCGAAGGAAATGTTCGCACAGGATGAAGGCTTAGTCAACTGGATTGATATGGCTCAAAAAATGGTGAAATGGCAAGGGCTGCCTGCACGTATTTGCTGGCTAGGCTATGGCGACCGTCACCGCTTCGCATTACGCGTAAACGAAATGGTAGCAAATGGTGAGCTAAAAGCACCAATTGTATTCGGTCGTGACCATTTAGACTCAGGCTCTGTAGCTTCACCGAACCGTGAAACAGAAGGAATGCGTGATGGTACAGATGCAGTGTCAGACTGGCCGCTATTAAATGCACTTGTGAATACAGCGAGCGGTGCAAGCTGGGTAAGCTTACATCATGGCGGTGGCGTAGGTATGGGCTTCTCACAGCACGCAGGTCAAGTGCTTGTAGCAGATGGTAGCGAGCTAGCAGCGGAAAAAATTAAACGAGTATTAGTAGCAGACCCAGGTATGGGGGTTGTGCGCCATGCCGATGCAGGATATGATATTGCAATTCGCACAGCAAAAGAAAAAGGCGTACAAATGCCGATGTTAAAGGACTGA
- the hutI gene encoding imidazolonepropionase, producing the protein MALLIINANEVVTLASEKKEPRIKEEMAEINVLQDVAVLVAEGEIVEIAPLEQLKSDYAALVESAEVIDAKGQIVLPGFVDAHTHLVHGGTRENEFNMRLNGATYMEIMNAGGGIHYTTTKTREASFDELYDKTYVHLNTFLKHGITTVEAKSGYGLDWETEYKQLTVAKRLQETHAIDVVSTFMGAHAVPKEYKENSDKFVDIVIEEMLPKVAELGLAEFNDVFCEHGVFTPEQSRRILLAGKALGLTPKIHADEIEPYEGAELAAEVGAISAEHLLVASDEGIRRMAEAGTIAVLLPGTAFFLRAPFARGRLMVDSGVPVAISTDFNPGSSPTISLPFIQNLACLNMGMTMEEVITATTINAAYAINRGDEVGSLEAGKKADIVILNVPNYKQMQYFYGMNHTHTVIKGGQVVVKDGVLV; encoded by the coding sequence ATGGCGTTATTAATTATCAATGCAAATGAAGTCGTGACATTAGCGAGTGAGAAAAAAGAGCCTCGTATCAAAGAGGAAATGGCAGAAATCAATGTGCTACAAGACGTAGCAGTGTTAGTGGCCGAGGGGGAAATCGTCGAGATTGCTCCCCTTGAGCAGCTAAAAAGCGATTATGCAGCATTAGTAGAAAGTGCAGAAGTGATTGACGCGAAAGGGCAAATCGTCTTACCAGGCTTCGTTGATGCACATACACACTTAGTACATGGTGGTACACGTGAAAACGAATTTAATATGCGTTTAAATGGTGCAACATATATGGAAATTATGAATGCTGGTGGCGGTATTCATTACACAACCACAAAAACGCGTGAGGCGAGCTTTGATGAGCTATACGATAAAACGTATGTGCATTTAAATACGTTTTTAAAGCACGGTATTACAACGGTTGAAGCAAAATCGGGCTACGGTCTTGATTGGGAAACGGAATATAAGCAATTAACTGTCGCGAAAAGGCTACAGGAAACGCATGCCATAGATGTTGTTTCAACATTTATGGGTGCACATGCTGTCCCGAAGGAATATAAGGAGAACAGCGACAAATTCGTTGATATCGTTATCGAGGAAATGCTGCCAAAAGTAGCGGAGCTCGGTTTAGCTGAATTTAACGATGTATTTTGTGAGCATGGCGTCTTTACACCAGAGCAATCACGCCGCATTTTATTAGCGGGTAAAGCATTAGGCTTAACGCCGAAAATTCATGCTGATGAAATCGAGCCATATGAGGGGGCAGAGTTAGCAGCAGAGGTTGGTGCTATTTCTGCGGAGCATCTACTTGTTGCCTCAGATGAGGGGATTCGTCGCATGGCTGAGGCTGGCACAATCGCTGTGCTTTTACCAGGGACAGCGTTCTTCCTACGTGCACCTTTTGCACGAGGGCGTTTAATGGTCGATTCAGGTGTACCTGTTGCCATTTCAACAGACTTTAATCCAGGTTCGTCGCCAACAATTAGCCTGCCATTTATTCAAAACTTGGCATGCTTAAATATGGGGATGACGATGGAGGAGGTTATTACAGCAACGACAATCAACGCAGCATATGCAATTAATCGTGGCGATGAAGTTGGCTCATTAGAGGCTGGTAAAAAAGCAGATATCGTGATTTTAAACGTACCAAACTATAAGCAAATGCAATATTTCTATGGCATGAACCATACACATACAGTTATTAAAGGTGGTCAAGTCGTTGTGAAGGATGGCGTTCTTGTATGA
- a CDS encoding sigma-70 family RNA polymerase sigma factor yields the protein MNDIDQIIDEHSRYLVRIAYLYVKNWSTAEDIVQEVFVTFFQKSEQFRQEASLKTYLTKVTANRAKDYLRSWKHKKDVLFETIFTSTKGIEEMMLEQEQLAALEKNLFQLPLKYREPLILFYYDEQSIVEIADYLQLNENTVKTRLRRAKQQLKEFFEEEEVESN from the coding sequence ATGAATGACATTGACCAAATTATTGATGAGCATTCACGCTATTTAGTGCGTATCGCTTATTTATACGTAAAAAATTGGTCGACAGCTGAAGATATTGTGCAGGAAGTATTTGTTACATTTTTTCAAAAAAGCGAGCAATTTCGTCAGGAAGCGTCGTTAAAAACCTATTTAACTAAAGTGACAGCTAATCGCGCAAAGGATTATTTACGCTCGTGGAAGCATAAAAAAGACGTATTATTTGAAACGATTTTTACATCGACAAAGGGTATAGAGGAAATGATGTTAGAGCAGGAGCAGCTTGCAGCGCTCGAGAAAAATCTTTTTCAGCTACCATTAAAATATCGTGAGCCATTAATACTCTTTTATTATGATGAGCAGTCGATTGTAGAAATAGCAGACTATTTACAGCTCAATGAAAATACAGTGAAAACACGGCTGCGACGAGCGAAGCAGCAATTAAAAGAGTTTTTTGAAGAAGAGGAGGTCGAAAGCAATTGA
- the dinD gene encoding DNA damage-inducible protein D — MSDIKKYGRSMFEEYKNINEYEQEFWYARDMQQILQYTQWRNFLNVIEKAKVACESSGNIINDHFADVSKMVQLGSGAERVIEDIILSRYACYLIVQNADPSKEVVALGQTYFAIQTRKQELQDEFDSLSEDKKRLAIRNELKEHNKSLAEAAQNAGVETPADYAIFQNYGYKGLYGGLGQKEIHAKKGLKKSHKILDHMGSTELAANLFRATQTDEKLRRENISSKAEANKTHFDVGIKVRKTIEELGGTMPEDLPTPSKSIQQIEKQQQKGLIFKKEE; from the coding sequence ATGAGTGATATTAAAAAATATGGTAGGTCTATGTTTGAAGAATATAAAAATATAAATGAGTATGAACAGGAGTTTTGGTATGCACGAGATATGCAACAAATCTTGCAATATACTCAATGGCGAAATTTTTTAAATGTTATTGAAAAGGCTAAAGTTGCATGTGAATCAAGTGGAAATATAATTAATGACCATTTTGCTGACGTCAGCAAAATGGTCCAACTCGGTTCTGGTGCAGAACGTGTAATAGAGGATATAATACTTTCAAGGTATGCTTGTTATTTAATTGTACAAAATGCAGATCCATCTAAAGAAGTTGTAGCATTAGGTCAAACATATTTTGCGATTCAAACAAGAAAGCAAGAACTTCAAGACGAGTTTGATTCTTTAAGTGAAGATAAAAAGCGTTTGGCTATTAGAAATGAGTTAAAAGAGCACAATAAATCACTAGCTGAGGCTGCACAAAATGCTGGAGTTGAAACACCAGCAGATTATGCTATATTTCAAAATTATGGATATAAAGGGTTGTATGGTGGGTTAGGACAGAAAGAAATCCATGCTAAAAAAGGATTGAAAAAGAGTCACAAGATTTTAGATCATATGGGAAGTACTGAACTTGCAGCAAATCTGTTTCGAGCAACTCAAACAGATGAAAAATTAAGAAGAGAAAACATTTCTTCAAAAGCAGAAGCCAATAAAACACATTTTGATGTTGGTATAAAAGTCAGAAAAACAATTGAAGAACTTGGTGGCACAATGCCTGAAGATTTACCAACACCTTCAAAAAGTATACAGCAGATTGAAAAGCAACAACAAAAGGGATTAATCTTTAAAAAAGAGGAATAA
- a CDS encoding helix-turn-helix domain-containing protein, with product MRILLIDRDIEEARGISWYIKNYFPSHVEVEYVQDTAQLQISMETLQPHVIIVEIEMVTPSIEKLLQRYQPHIVALTAQPIFQHAAKAIQLQAAQLFVKPIPLEQLKTTLLALNIDRARPIATTAATDVQLYVDLYLKKPTIIDIKEKHFFIIEPSHFESNLQLYQWFIELRLFQQMTALPLQNRIICVVENVGRDELLKQLRLLIQEWHVVSSQYMNIALYDGDNATIREMYDEVKKVLIQRFYKGYEHIFLSSEQFSIVRLDPLLTPEEQQLWINSLEERDTGAIKAFLYQLAKADTFYHHDDVRIHLTSVLAQLRRYMMKYHLQQQASIEADYRKLFHLILEGPILYSILQEMMLFTQMLIDAVEKSKEQLKADYSELAIELIQREFSDSTLNLHSVAQQLGISPNYLSTLFSKKQGIPFKRYVQNVRIQAASKALLETDLAITEIAQLNGFEDVNYFIKVFKQHLGTTPYRYRANNPIVQN from the coding sequence ATGCGTATTTTATTAATTGATCGAGATATTGAAGAGGCACGAGGCATTAGCTGGTATATAAAAAATTACTTCCCTAGCCATGTTGAGGTGGAGTATGTGCAAGATACAGCGCAGTTACAAATTTCTATGGAGACATTGCAGCCACATGTCATCATCGTTGAAATTGAAATGGTGACACCTTCTATTGAAAAGCTGCTGCAACGCTATCAGCCACATATTGTCGCATTAACTGCACAGCCGATTTTTCAGCATGCCGCAAAAGCCATTCAATTACAAGCTGCCCAGTTATTTGTGAAGCCTATTCCATTAGAGCAGTTAAAAACAACATTGCTCGCTTTAAATATTGATCGCGCTAGACCTATAGCAACAACAGCCGCAACGGATGTCCAGCTATATGTTGATTTATATTTAAAAAAGCCAACAATTATTGATATAAAGGAAAAGCATTTTTTCATTATTGAGCCATCCCATTTTGAATCAAATTTACAGCTTTATCAATGGTTTATTGAGCTGCGTTTGTTCCAGCAAATGACGGCTTTACCTCTACAAAATCGCATTATTTGTGTTGTGGAAAATGTAGGGCGTGACGAATTATTAAAGCAGCTCCGTTTACTGATTCAAGAATGGCATGTCGTCAGCTCACAATATATGAATATTGCATTGTACGATGGTGATAATGCCACGATACGTGAAATGTATGATGAGGTAAAAAAAGTGTTGATTCAACGCTTTTACAAAGGCTATGAGCATATTTTCCTTAGCTCTGAGCAATTTTCAATTGTGAGGCTTGACCCACTATTAACACCAGAGGAGCAGCAGCTATGGATTAATAGCTTGGAAGAGAGAGATACAGGTGCAATTAAAGCATTCCTTTATCAGCTCGCAAAGGCAGATACATTTTATCATCATGATGATGTACGCATTCATTTAACAAGTGTACTTGCGCAATTGCGACGCTATATGATGAAATATCATTTGCAGCAGCAAGCATCAATCGAGGCAGATTATCGCAAGCTTTTTCACTTGATTTTGGAGGGGCCGATTTTATATTCGATTTTGCAGGAAATGATGCTGTTTACGCAAATGCTTATAGATGCTGTGGAAAAGTCGAAGGAGCAGTTGAAGGCAGATTACAGCGAGTTAGCCATCGAGCTCATCCAGCGTGAATTTAGCGATAGCACGTTGAACTTGCACAGTGTCGCTCAGCAGCTCGGTATTAGCCCGAATTATTTAAGTACCCTCTTTTCTAAAAAACAGGGCATTCCTTTTAAGCGTTATGTGCAAAATGTGCGCATTCAAGCAGCTTCGAAGGCGTTGCTAGAAACGGATTTAGCGATTACAGAAATCGCACAGTTAAATGGCTTTGAGGATGTTAATTATTTTATTAAAGTATTTAAGCAGCATTTAGGGACAACACCGTATCGTTATCGAGCGAATAATCCAATAGTGCAAAATTAA
- a CDS encoding YjiH family protein, with protein MTTNQQTELLGFRPKQAVKMIVCSLIGIFSFFVTFEWQGKSSILIDHIVTFLSTNVPQVINVYIILILVLGALYPFVTGKWKKSKVDIILSIFKIGGLAAGIMLIFGFGPAWLFNPDIGPFLMEKLIKPVGVLIPIGAIFLALLVSYGLLEFIGVFMQPVMKPLFRTPGRSAVDAVASFVGSYSVGLLLTNRVFKEGKYTIREAAIIATGFSTVSATFMVVVAKTLDLMEHWNAFFWVTLVITFIVTAITARIYPLRSMSNDCYEGSTHQPEVIVRKDRLKTAWHEAMVAVDATPPLMKNLYLHLKDGLIMTMGVIPSILSVGLLGVVLATYTPVFDIVAYIFVPFTYILQIPDPMLAAKAVSLSIAEMFLPALVVTQAAMVTKFIVAVVSISAILFFSAVIPVILSTDIPLSIRQMIIIWFERVVLTLILVTPIAFLLF; from the coding sequence ATGACAACTAATCAACAAACAGAGCTCCTAGGGTTTCGCCCTAAACAAGCTGTGAAAATGATTGTGTGTAGTTTGATTGGGATATTTAGTTTCTTTGTAACGTTTGAATGGCAAGGAAAGTCATCTATTTTAATTGATCATATTGTAACGTTTCTTTCGACAAATGTTCCACAAGTAATCAATGTTTATATTATTCTCATATTAGTCCTTGGGGCGTTATATCCGTTTGTTACAGGCAAGTGGAAAAAATCGAAAGTTGACATTATATTATCTATTTTCAAGATTGGCGGATTAGCTGCTGGTATTATGCTAATTTTTGGCTTCGGCCCAGCATGGTTGTTTAATCCTGATATTGGCCCGTTTTTAATGGAAAAGCTGATTAAGCCTGTAGGGGTCTTGATTCCAATTGGTGCAATCTTTTTAGCATTATTGGTTAGCTATGGCTTATTAGAATTTATTGGGGTATTTATGCAGCCCGTTATGAAGCCGCTGTTTAGAACACCGGGACGTTCAGCAGTCGATGCTGTAGCGTCGTTTGTAGGGAGCTATTCAGTCGGACTATTATTAACAAATCGCGTTTTCAAAGAAGGGAAGTATACGATCCGCGAAGCGGCAATTATTGCAACAGGCTTTTCAACTGTATCAGCTACATTTATGGTCGTTGTTGCCAAAACGCTTGATTTAATGGAGCATTGGAACGCATTCTTCTGGGTGACTTTAGTCATTACCTTTATTGTAACCGCTATCACTGCGAGAATTTACCCGCTACGCTCCATGAGTAACGATTGCTATGAAGGCTCAACACATCAACCAGAAGTGATTGTACGCAAGGACCGTTTGAAAACAGCATGGCATGAAGCGATGGTGGCAGTTGACGCAACACCGCCACTAATGAAGAATTTATATCTTCATTTGAAAGATGGACTCATTATGACGATGGGGGTTATTCCTTCCATTTTGTCAGTAGGCTTATTAGGAGTGGTACTTGCAACGTATACACCTGTTTTTGATATCGTTGCGTATATCTTTGTGCCATTTACTTATATATTGCAAATACCAGATCCAATGCTTGCAGCAAAAGCGGTATCGTTATCAATTGCAGAAATGTTTTTACCTGCATTAGTCGTAACACAGGCAGCAATGGTGACGAAATTTATTGTAGCAGTTGTATCGATATCAGCCATTTTATTTTTCTCGGCTGTTATTCCAGTTATTTTATCAACAGACATTCCGTTATCTATTCGTCAAATGATTATTATTTGGTTTGAACGCGTAGTTTTAACGTTAATTTTAGTAACACCAATTGCATTTTTATTATTTTAA
- a CDS encoding S26 family signal peptidase, translated as MSDFKRKLDKMMGDTSMQERRIKQRVHENLRAPAKKPSWQVPFVTAAIAVVALFLFITFNPIEQLSSNEGPEIPYDPLDDLAQISALQKKQKLSSIRYEELAELPHFDKVDGVHYVDREAFSLEGSTNTFHTVIERKANLYDGVVYKVGDIVRTMTNTTSHLPTYADAYYEVVAVPGDRIVLKNGQLKVNGKQVQSEIMDYYKENGVTIVGGYDQLLNAREYFLINHFPASETVQAGTITPVHKIYGEVVGLATEENTESIYLAKEGANSYPAEQHFDLFLYDSLFGDGALAQSMLDSSVSITRMGELFLEAAYRKVSPIADNQVEVRYQYRRAGVSEHVFHMEQQSNTGIWIVSE; from the coding sequence TTGAGCGACTTTAAACGCAAGCTTGATAAAATGATGGGCGACACATCCATGCAGGAGAGACGAATAAAGCAACGTGTACATGAAAACTTGCGAGCGCCAGCGAAAAAGCCTTCTTGGCAAGTACCATTTGTAACCGCAGCAATCGCTGTAGTAGCGCTGTTTCTATTTATTACGTTTAACCCGATAGAGCAGCTTTCATCAAATGAAGGACCAGAAATCCCATATGATCCACTCGATGATTTAGCACAAATTTCTGCCTTGCAAAAAAAGCAGAAGCTATCTTCGATTCGCTATGAGGAATTGGCAGAGCTGCCGCATTTCGATAAAGTGGACGGAGTGCATTATGTCGATCGAGAAGCCTTTTCGTTAGAGGGAAGTACAAATACTTTCCATACAGTCATCGAACGCAAAGCGAATTTATATGATGGCGTCGTTTATAAGGTTGGTGACATTGTGCGTACAATGACAAATACGACGAGCCATTTGCCAACATATGCAGATGCTTATTATGAGGTGGTTGCTGTGCCAGGGGATCGGATTGTACTGAAAAATGGGCAATTAAAAGTAAATGGCAAGCAAGTGCAATCAGAAATTATGGACTATTATAAAGAAAATGGTGTAACAATTGTAGGTGGCTATGACCAGCTATTGAACGCACGCGAATATTTTTTAATTAATCATTTCCCCGCTAGTGAAACAGTACAAGCTGGAACAATTACACCTGTACACAAAATTTACGGTGAGGTTGTAGGGCTGGCAACAGAGGAAAATACAGAATCCATTTATTTAGCCAAGGAGGGAGCAAACAGCTACCCAGCAGAGCAACATTTTGATTTGTTTTTATATGATAGTCTTTTTGGTGATGGTGCATTGGCACAATCCATGTTAGATTCTTCAGTATCGATTACACGTATGGGCGAGCTATTTTTAGAGGCAGCCTATCGAAAGGTTTCGCCAATTGCTGATAATCAGGTAGAAGTGCGCTATCAATACAGGCGAGCAGGGGTTAGTGAGCATGTATTTCATATGGAGCAGCAGTCAAATACAGGGATATGGATAGTGAGTGAATGA
- a CDS encoding polysaccharide deacetylase family protein: MRKVYINGLLLVGLVILIIVIYTKWISVETEAFAQGFQAEERKFIILQERQPIYMKDTAFLKIGEIEANQPFAIIGEDEAYYELRLGKMTVFVRKGQAIVEKKKVMTAVHTEQHAAIKTQQKTIVYDAANLQSATLMYLEEGYRYPVVQEEKDWYIVNIGERLGYVSKRSVALDEGLPVLVYHHILPKSLMKTTASTISLEAFEQQMDYLADNKFKTLMANQFYDYLEGRLVVPTNALLITFDDGLLSTKEYAYPILKQHGFTAIQHIISSRVNRAQEGQVFDAEGPLQFFTNSDLIELADVFQFEAHTYDLHSLNEGIGIALERSEEEIIMDLQHNRQQVPDAISLAYPYGHYNEEFMRAAKEVGLLIAFTTVEGYANMNASNYEVCRFGMTEKKSFEQFTTYVNGNMIWQ; encoded by the coding sequence ATGAGAAAAGTTTATATAAATGGGCTGTTACTTGTTGGCTTAGTTATATTGATTATAGTTATTTATACGAAATGGATTTCAGTTGAAACGGAGGCATTTGCACAAGGCTTTCAAGCTGAGGAGAGAAAATTTATCATATTGCAGGAGCGTCAGCCAATTTATATGAAAGACACGGCATTCCTGAAAATAGGTGAGATAGAGGCGAATCAGCCTTTTGCTATTATCGGCGAAGATGAGGCTTATTATGAGCTACGATTAGGGAAAATGACTGTCTTTGTCCGCAAAGGGCAAGCGATTGTTGAAAAAAAGAAAGTAATGACAGCAGTACATACAGAGCAGCATGCTGCAATCAAAACACAACAAAAAACCATTGTTTATGATGCAGCTAATTTGCAGAGTGCAACGTTAATGTATTTAGAAGAGGGCTATCGTTATCCTGTAGTACAAGAGGAAAAAGATTGGTATATCGTAAACATAGGGGAGCGATTAGGGTATGTGTCTAAACGATCCGTTGCTCTCGATGAAGGGCTACCAGTACTTGTATATCATCATATTTTGCCAAAAAGCTTAATGAAAACGACAGCAAGTACAATTTCGCTAGAGGCTTTTGAACAGCAAATGGACTACTTAGCGGATAATAAATTTAAAACATTGATGGCAAATCAATTTTATGATTATTTGGAAGGACGCCTTGTTGTACCAACAAATGCGCTATTAATTACATTTGATGATGGTTTACTATCAACGAAGGAGTATGCCTATCCTATTTTAAAGCAACATGGCTTTACCGCGATTCAGCATATTATTTCCTCGCGTGTAAATAGGGCGCAAGAGGGGCAAGTATTCGATGCAGAAGGACCACTACAATTTTTCACAAATTCCGATTTGATAGAGCTAGCAGATGTCTTTCAGTTTGAAGCACATACGTATGATTTACATTCACTCAATGAGGGTATAGGAATTGCTTTAGAGCGCTCGGAGGAAGAAATTATAATGGATTTACAGCATAATCGACAACAAGTGCCAGACGCTATTTCGTTAGCTTATCCATATGGGCATTATAATGAGGAGTTTATGCGAGCAGCTAAAGAGGTAGGATTATTAATTGCCTTTACAACAGTGGAGGGTTATGCAAATATGAATGCTTCCAACTATGAAGTATGTAGATTTGGAATGACAGAGAAAAAATCATTCGAGCAATTTACCACTTACGTAAACGGTAACATGATATGGCAATAG